The genomic stretch ACCCACTCAAAGCCGTCCGGATCATAATCCATCTGGTACAGGGCCGGCTGGCTCTTATAAAGATGGTTCAAAGCCTTTACGTAATCCTGCGTCTGCTTATGAAGGGGATATTTTAGGATCTCCCAGTCTAGACTTTTATTTTCATTCCATTCACTCACCTGTGCAAAATCCTGACCCATGAACAAAAGCTTTTTACCGGGATGTCCTATCATAAAACCGTAGGCAGCTTTTAAATTCGCCGCCTTTTCCTCCAGGGTTTCTCCCGGCATCTTGCCCAACATGGAACCTTTTCCATGAACCACCTCATCGTGGGAAAAAACAAGGATAAAATCTTCGCTGTATGCATAAAGCATGCTGGAGGTCATCTCTCCATAATGGTGTTTTCTGAAGTAAGGATCATATTGCATATATCCGGTGAAATCATTCATCCAGCCCATGTTCCATTTATAGTCAAAGCCCAGGCCTTCGCTCTTTACATCAGCCGTGATCCGGGGCCATGCCGTGGATTCCTCCGCAATCATTACCGCCCCATCTTTTCGGCCCTTGAATATGGAATTTAGATGTTTCAGAAACTCGACAGCTTCCAGGTTTTCATGACCGCCGTAAATATTGGGAATCCATTCCCCCGGGTTTTTTCCATAATCTAAGTACAGCATGGAAGCCACCGCATCCATACGGATTCCATCCGCATGGTACTTGTCCGCCCAGAAAAGAGCATTGGCGATAAGAAAGTTGCTGACGCCTGGCCTGCCGTAATTATAAATCAAAGTTCCCCAATGGGGATGTGCCCCTTGTCTTGGGTCCTTATGCTCATAAACACAGGTTCCGTCAAAGCTGGCAAGCCCAAAGCTGTCTCTGGGGAAATGAGCCGGAACCCAGTCTAAAATCACACCGATCCCCTGCTTATGCATGTAATCCATGAAATACATAAAATCATCCGGCGTTCCGTAACGGCTGGTGGGCGCATAATACCCGGTCACCTGATATCCCCAGGAGGCATCCAGGGGATGTTCCATGATGGGAAGAAGTTCCACATGGGTGTAACCCATATCCTTTACATATTCCGCCAGCTTTTCTGCTATTTCACGATAATGATAGAATTCGGAGCCAACAATGGCAGCTCCGCCTTCATCAAGCTCCACTTCCTTCCGGAACCAGGAGCCTAAGTGCACCTCATAAATGGACATGGGACTTTGTTTGGAATCAGACCCTGCCCGCTTTTTCATCCATTCCTGATCACTCCAGGAATACTGGTTAATATCCCAGACCACGGAAGCATTGTCAGGGCGCAGCTCACAGTAATTGGCGTAGGGATCGCTTTTGAGCTGTGTTGTCCCGTTTTTATGCTTTATCTCATACTTATATAACGTTCCTGTCTTTAAGCCGGGTATAAACAATTCAAAAATGCCGGAATCACCCAGCCTCCTCATCTGATGACGCCTGCCATCCCACAGGTTAAAGTCTCCAACCACGCTGACACGCATGGCACAGGGAGCCCACACAGAAAAGTATACCCCTTCTGCTCCGCCTGCAGACATGGGGTGCGCCCCCATTTTTTCATAGATGCTGTAGTGAATTCCGGATTCAAACTTTTTGATGTCTTCCGACTTATAAAAGGCTGAAAAGGAATAGGGATCCAGACATTCTTCTGATGTCCCATTATCGTAAGTAACCAACAGGGTATAAGCTTCTGTGGTTTTGCGTGGTATGAGAGCCGCAAAAAAACCGGCTTCATCCGCTAGCTCCATAGGGTATTCCTTACCGCTTCCCCTAAACCGGACGATCACCGATTCAGCCGTAGGAATAAATGCCTGGATAAGCAGCCCCTGCTCTGTTACGTGCGGGCCCAGAATCTCGTGGGGATTCGCTGCTTCTGAATATACAATCTCTTCAATGCCGGCCCAATCCATCAAATCATACAAATTACCATCCATACATGACTCCTCCTGGTCCCTCGTTATGGAAATATTTTATCACCAGGTCTTGTAATTTTCAAGAGTCTGCCAGGAATTGGGGCTTATTTGAGCCTTGCGTAAGCCAGCATTAGATCAACCATTCTGCCATAGCTGTTAACGCCATCAGACTGGCTGTTGAGCTTTAAATAAGTATCATTCATCCGGTTGGAAACCTCGGCAGTCTTCCCCTCGTATTTCCCCCAGAATTCATTGTTGATTCTTAAATCATCCCATGCCTTTTCACTAAGCTGTCCGCAGATTTCTGCGTATGCTTCCCGGTCTGCTTTTGCCAGGGCATTGGTAGCGTAAACCCAGCCGGTTAAGTACCCGCTGTAGCGAAATGCATCAACCTCAGATCCAATGCAGGCCAGATAGCCGATGAAGTTGGCCTCATCCTCTCTCATGAACCCTCTTAGGTGGGACAGCTCATGGCAGACCGTATGGGGAATGTTGTAATCCGGCATGGACCGGTTATAAGTGGCCTCCACAGTAAAAGGGGAATACTGGCCGCAAAGCTGCTGGACGGAAAAGAAGTAAGACCATAGGAGGGGCTTGGGAGGCGGGTAATAGCCTGCCAGCTCAGGATAAGCCTCTCCCAGTCTTTTCATGGCTTTTACACTTTCCTTTTCCAGGCTTTTTAAGTCTATCTCTTTTACTATATCTCCGCACATACGGTTAACTTCATCTGTAAGCTCCCGGCAGAGACGCTCCAGTTCCTCAACGGAAGACTTTCTCATGTCCAGCCCTGAATAGCTGGAAAACGGCTTCCGGTAATAATTGATACCACAGTTAAAGGTAAACAGTAAAAACAGGCCGGTAACGAGAAACACGGCTCTTATGAGAATCTTCTTCCTCTCCTTTCGGTGGACGAAGACGTAGAAAACAGCGTACAAAATAAGCAGGTAGGTACAAATCTCCACAAGGGCAAAGGGAAATACCCCGGACAGCCTTCCAATGCTTCCTACCATAAACCGGTAAACACGCCTGGCATACCAGTCCCCAAATCCCGGAACCTTTCTTGCCAGTATCTGAAACAGCGTTGAAACTGCAAACATTAACGCAGAAGCTGCAATAAGCGTTCTATCCTGATTCCGGCATTTCCCTCCCATGAACCGGCTCCCCCTGGTGTAATTTTTTTATCTTAGAATCATGTTATCATGATTTTATGGACAATCCATAGAGTATTTGTGAATATTTTCTTACCATTTTGTAAAACCCCTTGCGTTATAAATCAATCTCATTTAAACTCTGTAATGGAACCATCATGAAGGAAAAGAAGAGAGATCATATGAAAAAGAACGATAACATGCCAAAAGAACGGGAACCGTTCAGCTGGAGGGAAGAAATCATCAGTTGGATCAAGATCATCATAACCGCCGCTGTCATTGCATTTTTGCTCAATAATTTCATCATCGCAAACAGCAGGGTACCCAGCGGATCCATGGAAAAGACCATTATGACAGGAGACCGGGTCATTGGCTCCAGGCTGTCCTATTATTTTGGCGATCCGAAGAGGGGAGATATCGCCATCTTCCATTTCCCTGATGACCCTACCGGAAAAACCTATTACGTAAAACGTGTCATCGGCCTTCCAGGCGACATCATTGATATCCGGGACGGAAAAGTTTATATCAATAATTCCGAGACGCCTCTTGAAGAGCCTTATCTTCCGGAGCCAATGGAACCGGAACCTGACGCCCATTATGAAGTGCCGGAAGATTGCTACTTCATGCTTGGAGACAACCGGAATTTCTCCGCAGATGCAAGAAGGTGGAAACATAAATTCGTGGAAAAGGACAAGATCATCGCAAAGGTCCTGTTCCGGTATTTCCCTTCCATAAAAAATATTGAATAAGTAAAAACGCAGGCTGGAGCTGCTACCTCGCCTGCGTTTTTATATTTTTTACCACTGGTAATATTTGACTAGAGCCTGTGTTCCTTCATCTTCATGACCAGAAGCAGCCATGGATTCATACATGGAAAGCACGTGGTCAAGCACTCCAAGCCGGATACCTGCACCCTCCGCCTCTTCGGCCGCAAGTTTCATGTCTTTAATAAAATGTTTGATAAAGAATCCTGGTGCAAAGTCTCCGGAAAGGATCCTGGGGGCCATTGCATTTAACTGGGCGCTTCCTGCCGCACCGGTAGCGATGGAATCCACCATGGTATCTACGTCAAGACCATTGGCTTTTGCATAAACCATTGCCTCACAGACGCCTGAGAGGGCTCCTGCAATGGCGATCTGGTTGCACATTTTGGTGTGCTGTCCGTTTCCGGCCTTTCCTTCATACCGGATGGCCTTTCCCATTGCCTCAAAAACAGGGAGGCAGCGGTCATAAGCGTCTCTGTCTCCTCCTGCCAGTATGGTAAGGGTTCCTTCCCTTGCGCCAGTATCTCCTCCTGTCACCGGGGCATCCAGGGCTTTTAGCCCTGCCTGTTTTGCTTCTTCATAAATCCGTACCGCAAGCTTGGGACTGGTGGTTGTCATGTCAATCAAGCAGGTTCCCTTGTCTGCGTTAGCGATAATCCCATTTTCCCCGAAATAGACCTCTTCCACATCCTGCGGATACCCAACGATGGTGATGACCCCATCTCTTCCTTTGGAGCAGGCCTTCACATCTTCGCACCATATGGCACCTTCAGAAAGGATATCTTCTGCCTTGCTTTTGGTTCTTGAATATACCGCCACCTCATATCCAGCCTTCATCAGATTGCGTACCATGGACTTTCCCATAATTCCAATTCCGATAAATCCAATCTTTTTCATAGGTTTCCCCCCTTCGCAATACAAATTTATTCGTTTCTTTTTTCGATATCCATTACCATATCCACACGGCGCTGGTGCCTTCCGCCCTCATACTTTGCAT from Lacrimispora sphenoides JCM 1415 encodes the following:
- the glgB gene encoding 1,4-alpha-glucan branching protein GlgB; this translates as MDGNLYDLMDWAGIEEIVYSEAANPHEILGPHVTEQGLLIQAFIPTAESVIVRFRGSGKEYPMELADEAGFFAALIPRKTTEAYTLLVTYDNGTSEECLDPYSFSAFYKSEDIKKFESGIHYSIYEKMGAHPMSAGGAEGVYFSVWAPCAMRVSVVGDFNLWDGRRHQMRRLGDSGIFELFIPGLKTGTLYKYEIKHKNGTTQLKSDPYANYCELRPDNASVVWDINQYSWSDQEWMKKRAGSDSKQSPMSIYEVHLGSWFRKEVELDEGGAAIVGSEFYHYREIAEKLAEYVKDMGYTHVELLPIMEHPLDASWGYQVTGYYAPTSRYGTPDDFMYFMDYMHKQGIGVILDWVPAHFPRDSFGLASFDGTCVYEHKDPRQGAHPHWGTLIYNYGRPGVSNFLIANALFWADKYHADGIRMDAVASMLYLDYGKNPGEWIPNIYGGHENLEAVEFLKHLNSIFKGRKDGAVMIAEESTAWPRITADVKSEGLGFDYKWNMGWMNDFTGYMQYDPYFRKHHYGEMTSSMLYAYSEDFILVFSHDEVVHGKGSMLGKMPGETLEEKAANLKAAYGFMIGHPGKKLLFMGQDFAQVSEWNENKSLDWEILKYPLHKQTQDYVKALNHLYKSQPALYQMDYDPDGFEWVECTDSKDSIVCFLRKTKKKEETLLFLCNFDTMHHEKYPVGVPFEGKYKEILNSDDKAFGGQGRVNPRAKTSKKKEADERPDSMEITVAPLSIMVFTCTPEKKKPALSGKKTKKPAYTEKAKAKRK
- the lepB gene encoding signal peptidase I, with the translated sequence MKKNDNMPKEREPFSWREEIISWIKIIITAAVIAFLLNNFIIANSRVPSGSMEKTIMTGDRVIGSRLSYYFGDPKRGDIAIFHFPDDPTGKTYYVKRVIGLPGDIIDIRDGKVYINNSETPLEEPYLPEPMEPEPDAHYEVPEDCYFMLGDNRNFSADARRWKHKFVEKDKIIAKVLFRYFPSIKNIE
- a CDS encoding DUF3810 domain-containing protein; protein product: MGGKCRNQDRTLIAASALMFAVSTLFQILARKVPGFGDWYARRVYRFMVGSIGRLSGVFPFALVEICTYLLILYAVFYVFVHRKERKKILIRAVFLVTGLFLLFTFNCGINYYRKPFSSYSGLDMRKSSVEELERLCRELTDEVNRMCGDIVKEIDLKSLEKESVKAMKRLGEAYPELAGYYPPPKPLLWSYFFSVQQLCGQYSPFTVEATYNRSMPDYNIPHTVCHELSHLRGFMREDEANFIGYLACIGSEVDAFRYSGYLTGWVYATNALAKADREAYAEICGQLSEKAWDDLRINNEFWGKYEGKTAEVSNRMNDTYLKLNSQSDGVNSYGRMVDLMLAYARLK
- a CDS encoding NAD(P)-dependent oxidoreductase; its protein translation is MKKIGFIGIGIMGKSMVRNLMKAGYEVAVYSRTKSKAEDILSEGAIWCEDVKACSKGRDGVITIVGYPQDVEEVYFGENGIIANADKGTCLIDMTTTSPKLAVRIYEEAKQAGLKALDAPVTGGDTGAREGTLTILAGGDRDAYDRCLPVFEAMGKAIRYEGKAGNGQHTKMCNQIAIAGALSGVCEAMVYAKANGLDVDTMVDSIATGAAGSAQLNAMAPRILSGDFAPGFFIKHFIKDMKLAAEEAEGAGIRLGVLDHVLSMYESMAASGHEDEGTQALVKYYQW